Genomic window (Gemmatimonadota bacterium):
CCCCCAGTGGCGTGTCGCGAACGGCGTCGATCTTCCGGTGGAGCAGATCGATGTCGCAGACCGTATCCTTGTGGTAGAGGAACCTTCCGGTAGCGCCGAGATGCCCGAACAGTCCGGGCGACAGTTTCCGGTGATAGGGCGTAGGGCATTCGTAGAGACCCAGGGGAACGGGATCCGTCAACTCGAGCAGTCGTTCCATGTTCCGCTTCAGCACTTCCTCGCCCTCGCTCCTTTCGGCCATCAGGCAAACGATGACGACCACCGCGTCCACGCCCATATCGGCCAAATGCCTGACAAACCTGGCCTGGTGCTCAATAGGACCGCCGAAAGTGCCGGTGGCGACTACGGGTACCTCGCCGGCAGCCCGGCTTACGACACGTTGCGCTACGGCCAGGCGCTCCACGTCATCCAGGTGAAACATCTCGCTGGAGCCGCAGCAGGCAAAGAGACCCGCCGATCCTCTCTCGATGTACCAGTCGGTCAAGGCGTCCACGCCGTGCCAGTCGATGGTCCCGTCCTCGTGAAAGGCGTTGAGCATCACCGGCCAGAGGCCACGGGGCAGCAGTCGGGTTGACATGGCGTCGCTTCCTGTGGGTTTGAGTCTGTCCAGGATTTCCGCGTCATACGTTCGGCTTACGGATCATATCGTTGTGCCGTCTTCCGTGTCAAGAGTAACCGGGTCACGTCGGGCAGGGGGCGTGGGAGACGACCACTGAGACGTATGATGCGACGCACCCTGTAGTCCTTTACACCCCCCGGTCCCAAAGGTATATTTCCGGGTAGCGATCCTGACATCCGCACACGAATTGCCATACCCTTCCATCGACGCAAAAGCCGGTATATTCCGGTTCAACTTCCGAAAGATAACCATGTCCGTTCTCGGCCTCACCTGTACCCGATGTAATGCCCAATATCCCCTGGCGCCGATGTTCTTCGGCTGCCCCGCCTGCATGGACGGGGAAGGGGGAGGCGCCGACGAGGCAGGGGGCGGCG
Coding sequences:
- a CDS encoding dihydrodipicolinate synthase family protein, giving the protein MSTRLLPRGLWPVMLNAFHEDGTIDWHGVDALTDWYIERGSAGLFACCGSSEMFHLDDVERLAVAQRVVSRAAGEVPVVATGTFGGPIEHQARFVRHLADMGVDAVVVIVCLMAERSEGEEVLKRNMERLLELTDPVPLGLYECPTPYHRKLSPGLFGHLGATGRFLYHKDTVCDIDLLHRKIDAVRDTPLGVYNAHFETGLAGLRYGAAGISPVAGNVFPELFAWLCTEYDEQPETAEEVQRMMTSLAPVVNNKYLVTCKRYLQRIGLPITTRCRSTDARLTAFDEGLIDGLQTSVERFGEALGIGRTVPA